A genomic stretch from Bradyrhizobium quebecense includes:
- a CDS encoding TetR/AcrR family transcriptional regulator, with protein sequence MSTLRMTSDLRRQLILSAAKRCFARNGFAGTTTKSVAAAAAISEGLLFKHFPSKAALYAEILAEECEADPDLAHLLGQEPSTATLIELVQGMVGHFMQLRDAPDQEEAQRMRLMVTSHLDDGEFARLLYDKVGKLIGPTFAASLERAIAAGEATRIGDEPLNLFWFAHHTVLMGALTQLPATPCLPYGDAAAAERQLCQFILRGIGLTEAAISTHLGRQPSPSAGPSVTAESA encoded by the coding sequence ATGTCTACCTTACGCATGACGAGTGACTTGCGGCGTCAGTTGATCCTGAGCGCCGCAAAGCGGTGTTTCGCCCGCAACGGCTTTGCCGGCACCACGACAAAGAGCGTGGCGGCCGCGGCTGCCATTTCGGAAGGGCTGTTGTTCAAGCACTTCCCGTCGAAGGCTGCGCTCTACGCCGAAATCCTTGCCGAGGAGTGCGAGGCGGATCCCGATCTCGCGCATCTGCTCGGCCAGGAGCCCTCCACCGCGACGCTGATCGAACTGGTGCAGGGCATGGTCGGCCACTTCATGCAGCTGCGCGACGCGCCGGATCAGGAAGAGGCGCAACGGATGCGGCTGATGGTGACGAGCCATCTCGACGACGGCGAGTTTGCGCGCCTGCTCTACGACAAGGTGGGCAAGCTGATCGGTCCGACTTTCGCCGCCTCGCTCGAGCGCGCGATCGCCGCCGGCGAAGCGACGCGGATCGGCGACGAGCCGCTCAACCTGTTCTGGTTTGCGCACCATACCGTGCTTATGGGCGCGCTGACGCAGCTGCCTGCGACACCTTGTCTCCCCTATGGGGATGCCGCCGCGGCCGAGCGGCAGCTTTGTCAGTTCATTCTTCGCGGCATCGGACTTACCGAAGCCGCAATTTCAACTCATTTGGGCCGCCAGCCGTCGCCGAGCGCAGGACCGTCGGTAACTGCAGAAAGTGCATGA
- a CDS encoding cytochrome P450, with the protein MNGHARELADGFDLEKLTPDFYANPYPTYRALREHAPVKRLPNGCYFLTRYDDLIAAYKNTKTFSSDKKKEFLPKYGNSLLYEHHTTSLVFNDPPAHTRVRRLIMGALSPRAIAGMEPDLIALVDSLLDRIAAKDRFELIGDFASAIPVEVIGNLLDVPHDEREPLRDWSLAILGALEPVIAKDAFDRGNDAVKDFLAYLETLVERRRAKPGNPERDVLTRLIQGEDNGERLTAKELLHNCIFLLNAGHETTTNLIGNGLVTLTQHPEEKQRLIGQPELIKTAVEEMLRYESSNQLGNRMIVEETELGGITMPPGTLVTLCIGAANRDPAQFPNPEGFDVARTPNRHLAFGTGAHQCAGMALARLEGAIAISRFLARFPNYALDGAPVRGGRVRFRGFLSVPCSISA; encoded by the coding sequence ATGAACGGGCACGCGCGAGAGCTGGCTGACGGCTTCGACCTGGAAAAGCTGACGCCTGACTTCTACGCGAACCCCTACCCGACCTATCGCGCGCTGCGCGAGCACGCGCCGGTCAAGCGGCTGCCGAACGGCTGCTATTTTCTCACCCGGTACGACGACCTCATCGCCGCCTACAAGAACACCAAGACCTTCTCCTCCGACAAGAAGAAGGAGTTCTTGCCGAAATACGGCAACTCGCTGCTCTACGAGCACCACACGACCAGCCTCGTCTTCAACGACCCGCCGGCGCACACCCGCGTGCGGCGATTGATCATGGGCGCCTTGTCGCCGCGGGCGATCGCCGGCATGGAGCCGGACCTGATCGCGCTGGTCGACAGCCTGCTCGACCGGATCGCCGCGAAAGACCGCTTCGAGCTGATCGGCGACTTCGCCTCCGCAATCCCGGTCGAGGTGATCGGCAATCTGCTCGACGTGCCGCACGACGAGCGCGAGCCGCTGCGCGACTGGTCGCTGGCGATTTTGGGTGCGTTGGAGCCGGTGATCGCCAAGGACGCATTCGACCGCGGCAACGATGCGGTGAAGGATTTCCTCGCCTATCTCGAAACCCTGGTCGAAAGGCGCCGCGCCAAGCCGGGCAATCCCGAACGCGACGTGCTGACCCGGTTGATCCAGGGTGAGGACAATGGCGAGCGGCTGACCGCGAAGGAATTGCTGCACAACTGCATCTTTCTGCTCAACGCCGGCCACGAGACCACGACCAACCTGATCGGCAACGGGCTGGTGACGCTCACCCAACATCCCGAAGAGAAGCAGCGGCTGATCGGGCAGCCCGAGCTGATCAAGACCGCTGTCGAGGAGATGCTGCGCTACGAGAGCTCGAACCAGCTCGGCAACCGGATGATCGTGGAGGAGACCGAGCTCGGCGGCATCACGATGCCCCCCGGCACACTGGTCACGCTGTGCATCGGCGCCGCCAACCGCGACCCCGCGCAATTCCCCAACCCGGAAGGCTTCGACGTCGCACGCACGCCGAACCGCCACCTCGCCTTCGGGACCGGCGCGCATCAATGCGCCGGCATGGCGCTGGCGCGCCTCGAAGGCGCCATCGCGATCTCGCGCTTCCTGGCGCGCTTCCCGAACTACGCACTCGACGGCGCGCCGGTGCGCGGCGGCCGGGTGCGCTTCCGCGGCTTCCTCAGCGTGCCCTGCAGCATCAGCGCATGA
- a CDS encoding dihydrodipicolinate synthase family protein, with protein sequence MNKPVLPISSLSLKLPTADGGLETYRLAASRTFPAKLEGTLNRVAFSAAHVVANPRADVDPWLTAAIDWDKTIAFREHVWDLGLGVAEAMDTAQRGMGLDWATSLELIQRSVRAAKAKGNALVFSGAGTDHLAVEDARSIDDVIRAYEEQIAAVEKAGGRIILMASRALAKLGRNADDYAEVYDRVLSQVREPVIIHWLGDMFDPALSGYWGTADLDEAMDIAVAIINANVAKVDGVKVSLLDKQREIDMRRRLDPRVKMYTGDDFNYAELIAGDDKGFSHALLGIFDAIAPAASYALSRLADGDEAGFHDVLGPTVPLSRHIFKAPTRFYKTGIVFMAYLNGHQDHFTMVGGQESARSTLHLGELFRLADRAGLLADPELATRRMAAIMATRGVDA encoded by the coding sequence ATGAACAAGCCGGTCCTGCCGATATCGTCGCTGTCGCTGAAGCTGCCGACCGCCGATGGCGGTCTCGAGACCTATCGCCTGGCGGCGTCGCGGACGTTTCCGGCGAAGCTCGAGGGCACGTTGAACCGCGTCGCGTTCTCTGCCGCCCATGTGGTCGCCAATCCGCGCGCCGACGTCGATCCCTGGCTGACGGCCGCGATCGACTGGGACAAGACGATCGCGTTCCGCGAGCACGTCTGGGACCTCGGCCTTGGCGTTGCCGAGGCGATGGATACCGCCCAGCGTGGCATGGGCCTCGATTGGGCGACCTCCCTTGAATTGATCCAGCGCTCGGTGAGAGCGGCGAAGGCAAAAGGCAACGCGCTGGTGTTCTCCGGCGCCGGCACCGACCATCTCGCGGTGGAGGACGCCAGGTCGATCGACGACGTGATCCGCGCCTATGAGGAGCAGATCGCGGCGGTCGAGAAAGCGGGGGGACGCATCATCCTGATGGCCTCGCGCGCGCTGGCAAAACTTGGCAGGAATGCGGACGATTACGCGGAGGTCTATGATCGCGTGCTGTCGCAGGTCCGTGAGCCCGTGATCATTCACTGGCTCGGCGACATGTTCGATCCGGCTCTGTCGGGCTACTGGGGCACGGCCGATCTCGACGAGGCGATGGATATTGCGGTTGCGATCATCAACGCCAATGTCGCCAAGGTCGATGGCGTCAAGGTCTCGCTGCTCGACAAGCAGCGCGAGATCGATATGCGGCGGCGGCTCGATCCGCGCGTGAAGATGTACACCGGCGACGACTTCAATTATGCCGAACTGATCGCCGGCGACGACAAGGGATTTTCGCACGCGCTGCTCGGAATCTTCGACGCGATTGCGCCGGCGGCGTCCTATGCGCTGTCGCGGTTGGCCGACGGCGACGAGGCCGGCTTCCACGACGTGCTGGGGCCAACGGTGCCGCTGTCGCGCCACATCTTCAAGGCGCCGACCCGCTTCTACAAGACCGGCATCGTGTTCATGGCTTACCTCAACGGTCACCAGGATCATTTCACGATGGTCGGCGGGCAGGAGAGCGCGCGCTCGACCCTGCATCTCGGCGAGTTGTTCCGGCTCGCCGACCGGGCGGGACTGCTCGCCGATCCGGAGCTAGCGACGCGCCGAATGGCGGCGATCATGGCCACGCGGGGCGTTGACGCCTGA
- the rocD gene encoding ornithine--oxo-acid transaminase, with translation MNASVTDFLATEAQFGTHNYEPIGVVLSRGEGVWVWDTDGNRYLDCLSAYSAVSQGHCHPKILAAMIEQAHRLTLTSRAFHNDQLAPFYRELAELTGSHKVLPMNSGAEAVESAIKSVRKWAYEVKGVPDGQAEIIVCENNFHGRTLGIVGFSTDPGSRDHFGPFAPGFKIIPFGDAAALEQAITANTAAFLVEPVQGEAGVIIPPPGYFARVRELCTALNVMLVLDEIQTGLGRTGKLLAEQHEGIEADVTLLGKALSGGFYPVSAVLSNNAVLGTLRPGQHGSTFGGNPLACAVARAALRVLVEEGMIENAAQQGARFLAGLQDIRANVIREVRGRGLMLAIELHPEAGGARRYCSVLQARGILAKDTHEHTIRIAPPLVITADQVDWALERIASVLTQDVS, from the coding sequence ATGAATGCATCGGTCACTGATTTCCTCGCAACCGAAGCGCAGTTCGGCACCCACAATTACGAGCCGATCGGGGTGGTGCTGTCCCGCGGCGAAGGCGTCTGGGTCTGGGACACCGATGGCAACCGGTACCTCGACTGTCTCTCCGCCTATTCGGCTGTGAGCCAGGGCCACTGTCATCCGAAGATCCTGGCAGCAATGATCGAGCAGGCGCATCGACTGACGCTGACCTCGCGTGCCTTCCACAACGACCAGCTCGCCCCCTTCTATCGCGAGCTCGCGGAGCTGACCGGGTCGCACAAGGTACTGCCGATGAACAGCGGCGCCGAGGCGGTGGAGAGCGCGATCAAGTCGGTGCGCAAATGGGCCTATGAGGTCAAGGGCGTGCCGGACGGGCAGGCCGAGATCATCGTCTGCGAAAATAATTTTCACGGACGCACGCTCGGCATCGTCGGCTTCTCGACCGACCCGGGATCCCGCGACCATTTCGGTCCGTTCGCGCCGGGCTTCAAAATCATCCCGTTCGGCGATGCCGCGGCGCTCGAGCAGGCGATCACGGCGAACACCGCGGCTTTCCTGGTCGAGCCGGTCCAGGGCGAGGCCGGCGTCATCATTCCCCCGCCCGGCTATTTCGCCCGCGTGCGCGAGCTGTGCACCGCGCTCAACGTGATGCTCGTGCTCGACGAGATCCAGACCGGGCTCGGCCGCACCGGCAAGCTGCTCGCCGAGCAGCACGAGGGCATAGAGGCCGACGTGACGCTGCTCGGCAAGGCGCTGTCGGGCGGCTTCTATCCGGTGTCGGCGGTGCTCTCCAACAACGCCGTGCTCGGCACGCTGCGGCCGGGCCAGCACGGCTCGACCTTCGGCGGCAACCCGCTTGCATGTGCGGTGGCACGCGCAGCGCTGCGCGTGCTCGTCGAGGAAGGGATGATCGAGAACGCGGCGCAACAGGGCGCGCGCTTTCTCGCCGGATTGCAGGACATCCGCGCCAACGTGATCCGCGAGGTGCGCGGGCGCGGGCTGATGCTGGCGATCGAATTACACCCGGAAGCCGGCGGTGCCCGCCGCTACTGCTCGGTGCTGCAGGCGCGTGGCATCCTCGCCAAGGACACCCACGAGCACACCATTCGCATCGCCCCGCCGCTGGTGATCACGGCCGATCAGGTCGACTGGGCGTTGGAGCGGATCGCGTCTGTCCTCACGCAGGATGTCTCATGA
- a CDS encoding efflux RND transporter periplasmic adaptor subunit, which produces MNIQTESHISGQPLKEKQAKRPVRLVRWFIIVGLLLALLVGALVGFNAFRSHMIAQFFANNKPPPSNVSIAEAKTEVIPNLLTAVGDLVAVHQVNVTTDVPGRITEILFTAGSHVKAGTPLVQLFDAPEQGDLASFKAQATVGEQQLDRAKQLASRQFGPQSTVDTAQATYDQAKAGIAKTEALISQKLVRAPFEGDLGVRQVEVGQYLTAGTQIVSLTDLSVLYANLTVTEKQSSQIKVGQAVRVAVDAYPGRTFEGKITTIEPQIATETRNIRVQATIQNPESILKPGMFATTTIVLPEKPPVVTIPETAVDYTLYGDSVFLITEKKGEDGKTSLTADRTFVKTGNRVEGRVQILKGLKAGDRVVAVGQIKLQSGMAVAISNDPQPPVPAEPPRY; this is translated from the coding sequence ATGAATATTCAGACCGAAAGCCACATCTCGGGGCAACCGCTCAAGGAGAAGCAAGCCAAGCGCCCCGTCCGCCTGGTGCGTTGGTTCATCATCGTAGGCCTGTTGCTGGCCCTGCTGGTCGGCGCGCTGGTCGGCTTCAACGCCTTCCGCAGCCACATGATCGCGCAGTTCTTCGCCAACAATAAGCCGCCGCCGTCGAACGTCTCGATCGCCGAGGCGAAGACCGAGGTGATTCCGAATCTGCTGACCGCCGTTGGCGATCTCGTCGCCGTGCACCAGGTCAATGTCACGACCGACGTGCCGGGCCGCATCACCGAGATCCTGTTCACCGCCGGCAGCCATGTGAAGGCGGGCACGCCGCTGGTGCAGTTGTTCGACGCACCGGAGCAGGGCGACCTCGCCAGCTTCAAGGCGCAGGCGACCGTGGGCGAGCAGCAGCTCGACCGCGCCAAGCAGCTCGCGTCGCGCCAGTTCGGGCCGCAGTCCACCGTCGATACGGCGCAGGCGACCTACGACCAGGCCAAGGCGGGCATCGCCAAGACCGAAGCGCTGATCTCCCAGAAGCTGGTGCGCGCGCCGTTCGAAGGCGATCTCGGCGTTCGCCAGGTCGAAGTCGGCCAGTATCTGACGGCCGGCACGCAGATCGTGTCGCTGACGGATTTGTCGGTGCTGTACGCCAACCTGACCGTGACCGAGAAGCAGAGCTCGCAGATCAAGGTCGGCCAGGCCGTGCGGGTCGCGGTCGACGCCTATCCGGGCCGCACCTTCGAGGGCAAGATCACCACCATCGAGCCGCAGATCGCGACCGAGACCCGCAACATCCGGGTGCAGGCGACGATCCAGAATCCGGAAAGCATCCTCAAGCCCGGCATGTTCGCGACCACCACGATCGTGCTGCCCGAGAAGCCGCCGGTCGTGACCATTCCCGAAACCGCCGTCGACTACACGCTGTACGGCGACTCGGTGTTCCTGATCACCGAGAAGAAGGGTGAGGACGGCAAGACCAGCCTGACCGCGGACCGCACCTTCGTGAAGACGGGCAACCGTGTCGAAGGCCGCGTCCAAATCCTCAAGGGCCTGAAGGCCGGGGACAGGGTCGTGGCCGTCGGCCAGATCAAGCTGCAATCGGGCATGGCTGTTGCGATCTCGAACGATCCGCAGCCGCCGGTTCCGGCTGAGCCGCCGCGCTACTAA
- a CDS encoding thiamine pyrophosphate-dependent enzyme has product MSKANLLDRRAVVSELLRDRKGAFAIGGLGASTYDIAAAGDHDRNFYLWGGMGGAVMIGLGLALAQPTLPVVVITGDGEMLMGMGSLATVALQQPKNLSIIVLDNEAYGETGGQASHTGGAADLVGVAKACGIADSRAISTMAEVEAFASSLQDVTAGPRFASAKIDGANLERVLSSRDGTYIVNRIRGSIGHTPI; this is encoded by the coding sequence ATGAGCAAAGCCAATCTCCTCGACCGCCGCGCCGTGGTTTCCGAACTGCTGAGGGATCGCAAGGGCGCCTTCGCCATCGGCGGCCTCGGTGCCTCGACCTATGACATCGCCGCCGCCGGCGACCACGATCGCAACTTCTATCTCTGGGGCGGCATGGGCGGCGCGGTGATGATCGGGCTCGGCCTCGCGCTGGCCCAGCCGACGCTGCCGGTCGTCGTGATCACCGGTGACGGCGAGATGCTGATGGGGATGGGGAGCTTGGCGACAGTCGCGCTGCAGCAGCCGAAAAACCTCTCGATCATCGTGCTCGACAACGAGGCTTATGGGGAGACCGGCGGCCAGGCCAGCCATACCGGTGGGGCCGCCGATCTCGTGGGTGTTGCCAAAGCCTGCGGAATCGCGGATAGCCGGGCGATCAGCACGATGGCTGAGGTCGAGGCTTTTGCGTCGTCTTTGCAAGATGTTACGGCGGGGCCACGGTTCGCCAGCGCGAAGATCGACGGGGCCAATCTGGAGCGCGTGCTGTCCAGCCGCGACGGCACCTATATCGTCAACCGCATCAGAGGGTCGATCGGACACACTCCGATATAA
- a CDS encoding thiamine pyrophosphate-binding protein, giving the protein MHARADTAASWPEEIFSILQRFEVRQVPYVPDAGHSELIERVLGSSSMRGIALTTEEEGVALLAGAWAGGQRGVLLMQSSGVGNCINMLSLVQIFRLPFLTLVTMRGEWGEFNPWQVPMGSNTQGTLELAGIKVLRASRPDEVREVVEAGAAQAYNACTPTAVLLSQRLIGAKVFTK; this is encoded by the coding sequence ATGCATGCCCGAGCCGACACCGCGGCCTCCTGGCCCGAGGAGATCTTTTCGATCTTGCAACGCTTCGAGGTGCGCCAGGTGCCCTATGTGCCGGACGCCGGGCATTCAGAGCTGATCGAGCGCGTGCTGGGTTCGTCCTCGATGCGCGGCATTGCGCTGACCACCGAGGAGGAAGGCGTGGCGCTGCTCGCGGGCGCCTGGGCCGGCGGCCAGCGCGGCGTGCTGCTGATGCAGTCGAGCGGGGTCGGCAACTGCATCAACATGCTGTCGCTGGTGCAGATCTTCCGCTTGCCGTTCCTCACGCTGGTGACGATGCGTGGCGAATGGGGCGAGTTCAATCCCTGGCAGGTGCCGATGGGCTCGAACACCCAAGGGACTCTTGAATTGGCGGGGATCAAGGTGCTGCGCGCATCGCGTCCGGACGAGGTGCGCGAGGTCGTCGAGGCCGGCGCAGCGCAAGCCTACAACGCCTGCACGCCAACTGCCGTGCTGCTGTCGCAGCGCCTGATCGGGGCAAAGGTCTTCACCAAATGA
- a CDS encoding potassium channel family protein, which produces MRTGELRERWGDSLLTVLTILILVMMFVVAPLQALGLFEFQIFELFLALFLVGGVFLMSGSAIAVTAMLVALAMIVTGGILRLRSPSILDLNLFAGSWLIVGITLAVTVARATFAPGRVTYHRVIGAVLLYLSVAVIFSALYTFIGTLLPKAFSGMKMEDSPALANELIYFSFMTLTTTGYGDVAPLHPIARSLCNLEAIFGQLYPATLLARLVTLEITHSDQDS; this is translated from the coding sequence ATGAGGACTGGCGAGCTACGCGAACGCTGGGGCGATTCCTTGCTGACCGTGCTCACCATCCTGATCCTTGTGATGATGTTCGTGGTGGCGCCCCTGCAGGCGCTCGGCCTGTTCGAATTCCAGATTTTCGAGCTGTTTCTCGCGCTGTTCCTGGTCGGCGGCGTATTCCTGATGTCGGGCAGCGCAATTGCGGTCACCGCGATGCTGGTTGCACTCGCCATGATCGTCACGGGCGGGATCTTGCGGCTGCGCTCGCCCTCGATCCTCGACCTCAATCTGTTCGCGGGCTCGTGGCTGATCGTCGGCATCACCCTGGCCGTGACGGTGGCTCGTGCGACATTTGCGCCGGGCCGCGTGACCTATCATCGCGTGATCGGCGCCGTCTTGCTCTATCTCTCCGTTGCCGTGATCTTCTCGGCACTCTACACCTTCATCGGCACGCTGCTGCCGAAGGCCTTTTCCGGGATGAAGATGGAGGACAGCCCCGCGCTGGCGAACGAGCTGATCTATTTCAGCTTCATGACGCTGACGACCACGGGCTATGGCGACGTCGCTCCGCTGCATCCGATCGCACGCAGCCTATGCAATCTCGAGGCGATCTTCGGCCAGCTCTATCCCGCAACGCTGCTGGCGCGGCTCGTGACGCTGGAGATCACGCACAGCGATCAGGATTCCTAG
- a CDS encoding alpha-hydroxy acid oxidase: MRLSDCHNFHDFRELARRRLPGPIFDYIDGGADDEATLRQNTASFERCDLVPNVLRGVENVDLSVTVMGQKLATPFYCSPTALQRLFHHQGERAVAAAAAKYGTMFGVSSLGTVSLEELRKAYATPQVYQFYFHRDRGLNTAMMQRAKQAGVDVMMLTVDSITGGNRERDLRTGFSIPFRLTLGGMLQFAIKPAWAINYVTHESFKLPQLDEHVDMSGGAMSIGRYFTEMLDPAMTWDDVAQMVRQWNGQFCLKGVMSVDDAKRAVEIGCTGIILSNHGGRQLDGSRAAFDQLAEIVDAVGDRIDVMMDGGIKRGSHVLKALSLGAKAVGLGRFYLYPLASAGQAGVERALGLLQAELVRDMRLMGCSSISQLSRANLRFR, encoded by the coding sequence ATGCGCTTGAGCGATTGCCACAATTTCCATGACTTCCGCGAACTGGCGAGGCGCCGGCTTCCGGGGCCGATCTTCGATTACATCGACGGGGGGGCGGACGATGAGGCGACGCTTCGGCAGAACACCGCGAGCTTCGAGCGTTGCGATCTGGTGCCCAATGTCCTGCGCGGCGTGGAGAACGTCGATCTCTCGGTCACCGTGATGGGCCAGAAGCTGGCAACGCCATTCTATTGTTCGCCAACCGCGCTGCAGCGTCTGTTTCATCATCAGGGCGAACGGGCCGTCGCTGCCGCCGCGGCGAAATACGGGACGATGTTTGGCGTGTCCTCGCTCGGTACCGTGAGCCTGGAGGAATTGCGCAAGGCCTACGCTACGCCGCAGGTCTATCAGTTCTATTTTCACCGGGACCGAGGCCTGAACACGGCGATGATGCAGCGCGCCAAGCAGGCCGGCGTCGACGTGATGATGTTGACGGTCGACAGCATCACCGGCGGCAACCGTGAGCGTGACCTGAGGACCGGGTTTTCGATTCCTTTCAGGCTCACGCTCGGCGGCATGCTGCAATTCGCCATCAAGCCGGCATGGGCCATCAACTACGTCACCCATGAGAGCTTCAAGCTGCCGCAGCTCGACGAGCATGTCGATATGAGCGGCGGTGCGATGTCGATCGGGCGTTATTTCACGGAAATGCTCGATCCGGCGATGACTTGGGACGACGTCGCGCAAATGGTCCGGCAGTGGAATGGCCAGTTCTGCCTGAAGGGCGTCATGTCGGTTGATGATGCCAAACGCGCGGTCGAGATCGGCTGCACCGGCATCATTCTGTCCAATCACGGCGGCCGGCAGCTCGACGGCTCGCGGGCGGCGTTCGATCAGCTGGCCGAGATCGTCGATGCCGTGGGCGACCGGATCGATGTGATGATGGACGGCGGCATCAAGCGGGGCAGCCATGTGCTGAAGGCGCTGTCGCTCGGCGCCAAGGCCGTCGGCCTTGGACGCTTCTATCTCTATCCGCTGGCATCGGCCGGCCAGGCCGGAGTCGAGCGGGCGCTTGGTCTGCTGCAGGCGGAGCTGGTGCGGGACATGCGGCTGATGGGATGTTCCTCGATCAGCCAGCTCTCCCGCGCAAACTTGCGGTTCAGATAG
- a CDS encoding sugar phosphate isomerase/epimerase family protein, whose translation MRDFSNDHRWLSLNTATVRKQGDLIAIIEACVRHGIRAIDPWREQVAAVGLDRAVRAIKDAGLDLSGYCRGGMFTADSAHRSEARDDNRRAVDEAAALGAPCIVLVVGGLPQYSRPGSAASKDIAAARSQVHDGIAEMLEYAKQAKLPLAIEPLHPAYAADRACVNTTKHALDICDALDPGRTGAIGVALDVYHIWWDPELKSQIARAGKDRLLAFHVCDWLVPTKDILNDRGMMGDGVIDIKSVRAMVEAQGFAGYSEIEVFSNDWWTKPMDAVLTTCIERHRSVV comes from the coding sequence ATGCGTGATTTTTCCAACGACCATCGCTGGCTGTCGCTGAACACGGCGACCGTCCGCAAGCAGGGCGATCTCATCGCCATCATTGAGGCCTGCGTACGCCACGGCATCCGCGCCATCGATCCCTGGCGCGAGCAGGTTGCCGCCGTCGGCCTCGATCGTGCCGTGCGCGCGATCAAGGACGCCGGGCTCGATCTCTCAGGCTATTGCCGCGGCGGCATGTTCACGGCTGACAGCGCGCATCGCAGCGAGGCGCGCGACGACAACCGACGGGCGGTCGACGAGGCGGCAGCGCTCGGCGCTCCCTGCATCGTGCTCGTGGTCGGCGGCCTGCCGCAATATTCGCGGCCGGGCAGCGCTGCGTCCAAGGATATCGCGGCGGCACGGTCGCAGGTGCATGACGGCATCGCCGAGATGCTGGAGTATGCAAAACAGGCTAAACTGCCGCTCGCGATCGAACCGTTGCATCCGGCCTATGCCGCCGACCGCGCCTGTGTGAACACCACGAAGCACGCGCTCGACATCTGCGATGCGCTCGATCCCGGCCGCACCGGTGCGATCGGCGTTGCGCTCGACGTCTATCACATCTGGTGGGATCCCGAACTCAAGAGCCAGATCGCGCGCGCCGGCAAGGATCGCCTGCTCGCGTTCCACGTCTGCGACTGGCTGGTGCCGACCAAGGATATCCTCAACGATCGCGGCATGATGGGCGATGGCGTCATCGACATCAAATCCGTCCGCGCGATGGTCGAAGCGCAGGGCTTCGCCGGCTATTCGGAGATCGAGGTATTCTCGAATGACTGGTGGACGAAGCCAATGGATGCGGTCCTGACGACCTGCATCGAACGGCACCGCTCGGTGGTCTGA
- a CDS encoding Spy/CpxP family protein refolding chaperone produces MQREQRSQRADLARQQRLAPATTVGSAATTVGAAAATTAATQAAQRERFAARFRDQTGAQSQAALAVRQGGWAPRNAWRRGHRAAFVAWLGPVFLPYAYSDIFDYTFWSYAYEPGYWAYAYDDFVDTVFWDTNSPYSAYASINPGDYPATAGRDRSRQRADTSPQAIKQLCGEPDKGVTAWPLADITRAVRPNQQQRALLDELKTSAAKAADIFKDSCADSYAMTPTGRLRSMQNRISATLETIKIVRPALENFYSSLSDEQQARFNALGPHVGERSPQQQTTAQSGNCGDSKSDMAQLPINRIEASLHPAGKQKEALDRLSDATKKAIADLQAACPNDVPLTPVGRLEAMQHRLEAMQKAANLIEPALDKFYAMLSSEQKARFNTLQQVASP; encoded by the coding sequence TTGCAGCGCGAGCAGCGCTCACAGCGAGCCGACCTTGCCCGTCAGCAGCGATTGGCGCCGGCAACAACGGTTGGGTCCGCCGCAACAACGGTTGGGGCCGCCGCCGCGACCACGGCCGCGACGCAGGCGGCCCAGCGCGAGCGATTTGCCGCACGCTTCCGCGACCAGACAGGTGCGCAAAGCCAGGCGGCGCTTGCGGTGCGCCAAGGCGGCTGGGCGCCCCGGAATGCCTGGCGACGCGGCCACCGCGCGGCGTTCGTGGCGTGGCTTGGCCCGGTGTTCCTGCCTTACGCCTATTCGGACATCTTTGACTACACGTTCTGGTCCTATGCCTACGAGCCCGGCTATTGGGCCTACGCCTATGACGACTTCGTGGACACCGTGTTCTGGGACACCAACAGTCCCTACTCCGCCTATGCCAGCATCAACCCTGGCGACTATCCGGCCACCGCAGGCCGCGATCGGTCCCGTCAACGCGCCGATACGAGTCCGCAGGCAATCAAGCAGTTATGCGGAGAGCCGGACAAGGGCGTCACAGCCTGGCCGCTTGCCGACATCACGCGGGCGGTACGGCCGAACCAGCAGCAGCGCGCGCTACTCGACGAGTTGAAGACATCAGCGGCGAAGGCAGCCGATATCTTCAAGGATTCCTGCGCGGACAGCTATGCCATGACGCCAACCGGCCGCTTGCGGTCGATGCAAAACCGCATCAGCGCGACGCTCGAGACGATCAAGATCGTGCGGCCGGCCCTGGAGAATTTCTACAGCTCGCTCAGCGACGAGCAACAGGCCCGCTTCAATGCGCTCGGTCCACATGTCGGCGAGCGGTCGCCGCAACAGCAAACGACCGCGCAATCCGGGAATTGCGGCGATTCGAAATCCGACATGGCCCAACTGCCGATCAACAGGATCGAGGCCTCGCTTCATCCGGCGGGCAAGCAGAAGGAAGCGCTCGACCGCCTGAGCGATGCGACCAAAAAAGCTATAGCGGACCTGCAGGCAGCCTGCCCGAACGACGTGCCGCTGACGCCAGTCGGCCGGCTGGAGGCGATGCAGCACCGGCTCGAGGCCATGCAGAAGGCCGCGAATTTGATCGAGCCTGCACTGGACAAGTTCTATGCCATGCTGAGCAGCGAGCAGAAGGCCCGCTTCAACACGCTGCAGCAGGTCGCGAGCCCCTGA